A stretch of Bacillus pseudomycoides DNA encodes these proteins:
- a CDS encoding phosphotransferase family protein, with the protein MDMEWLEQLLGKEWSLIPAGGATGDAYIAQNGQQKLFLKRNTSPFLAVLSAEGIVPKLLWTRRVTNGDVISAQKWLPGQKLEPEDMKLERVAKLLKKIHSSKALVQMIQRLGKQPIHAQELLQQLYFVLRGEIKTDKTIQAGLQYLKSSLKDIEYDEFVVCHCDVNHNNWLLSDEDELFLIDWDGAVIADPALDLGMLLYWYVPRHQWNEWLSYYGITMNESLLQRMKWYVVAQTILSVQWDTAKKQQAEAEYWHQYLQQLLAME; encoded by the coding sequence ATGGATATGGAATGGTTGGAACAATTATTAGGAAAAGAGTGGAGTCTTATACCAGCTGGTGGGGCAACGGGCGATGCATATATTGCGCAAAATGGACAACAAAAGCTATTTTTAAAGAGGAATACATCGCCCTTTTTAGCGGTATTGTCAGCAGAGGGAATTGTTCCAAAATTACTTTGGACAAGAAGGGTAACGAACGGTGATGTAATTTCAGCTCAAAAATGGCTTCCCGGGCAGAAGCTAGAGCCAGAAGATATGAAATTAGAGCGTGTTGCGAAGCTTTTAAAGAAAATACATTCTTCTAAAGCGCTTGTACAGATGATACAAAGGCTTGGAAAACAGCCCATTCATGCACAAGAGCTATTGCAGCAATTGTATTTTGTTTTAAGAGGAGAGATAAAAACAGATAAAACCATCCAGGCGGGGCTTCAATATTTAAAAAGTTCATTAAAGGATATTGAATATGATGAGTTTGTCGTATGCCACTGTGATGTCAATCATAACAATTGGTTATTATCGGATGAAGATGAATTATTTTTAATTGACTGGGATGGGGCTGTTATTGCGGATCCTGCCCTTGATCTTGGCATGTTATTATATTGGTATGTCCCTCGCCATCAATGGAACGAATGGTTATCTTATTATGGGATTACAATGAATGAATCATTGCTTCAGCGTATGAAATGGTATGTAGTGGCACAAACCATCTTATCTGTTCAATGGGATACAGCAAAAAAACAGCAAGCAGAAGCTGAATATTGGCATCAATATTTACAGCAACTACTTGCCATGGAGTAA
- the trmB gene encoding tRNA (guanosine(46)-N7)-methyltransferase TrmB, protein MRLRHKPYAMDRINEYSQFVIGNPEERRGNWQEVFGNDNPIHIEVGTGRGRFVYEMAKANPHINYIGIEKFTSVIVDALDKLIEEEVPNLKLINKDAEDLTVFFAKGEIDRVYLNFSDPWPKNRHAKRRLTYKTFLRNYEEVLVTGGEIHFKTDNQGLFEYSLMSMAEYGMLLTFLSLDLHNSDFEGNIMTEYEEKFSNKGHRIYRVEAKYRIEPAQ, encoded by the coding sequence ATGCGTTTAAGACATAAACCATATGCAATGGATCGAATCAATGAGTACTCACAGTTTGTAATCGGAAATCCAGAGGAGCGTCGCGGCAATTGGCAAGAAGTGTTTGGGAATGATAATCCAATTCATATTGAAGTAGGTACAGGTCGTGGTCGCTTCGTTTATGAGATGGCAAAAGCGAATCCGCATATTAATTATATCGGAATTGAAAAATTTACAAGTGTTATCGTAGATGCGCTTGATAAGTTAATTGAAGAAGAAGTACCAAACTTAAAATTAATTAATAAAGATGCTGAAGATTTAACAGTGTTCTTTGCAAAAGGCGAAATTGACCGTGTGTATTTAAATTTCTCAGATCCATGGCCGAAAAATCGTCATGCGAAGCGTCGTTTAACATATAAAACATTTTTACGTAATTATGAAGAAGTGTTAGTAACGGGTGGAGAAATTCATTTTAAAACCGATAACCAAGGTTTATTTGAATACTCTCTTATGAGTATGGCTGAATATGGTATGTTACTCACATTCCTTAGCTTAGATCTTCATAATAGTGATTTCGAAGGTAACATTATGACAGAATACGAAGAGAAGTTCTCAAATAAAGGACACCGTATTTATCGTGTTGAAGCGAAATATCGTATAGAACCTGCGCAGTAA
- a CDS encoding YtzH-like family protein: MPINQQHQLQILKDILINHQSDCCGTVSECEQLERLIQSLLANDTIHSDVKAMLNDVYYYSQSGKYSSDLDNHISNNQEQLTEWIAGMDSFS; encoded by the coding sequence ATGCCGATTAATCAACAACATCAATTACAAATCTTAAAAGATATTTTAATCAATCACCAAAGTGATTGCTGTGGAACGGTTTCTGAGTGCGAGCAATTAGAACGGCTCATTCAATCATTGCTTGCAAATGATACTATACACAGCGACGTGAAAGCAATGCTAAATGATGTATATTATTATAGTCAATCGGGTAAATATTCTTCTGACTTGGACAATCATATTTCCAATAATCAAGAACAACTCACCGAGTGGATTGCTGGAATGGATAGTTTTTCTTAA
- the thpR gene encoding RNA 2',3'-cyclic phosphodiesterase has product MVPHYFIAVTLPSHIKDILANYKEEMKDKLPFRSWVHKEDYHITLSFLGSATQEQLQGIEKGLQLLVNTPELELTLQKFSTFGLRESPRIFWAGLKENQALFDLQKEVHAMCKNNGFSLETRPYHPHITVARKWLGENAFDLNDVKLLHSIVFQANTVTLYESNVQETPKYRAIAEIKLEKSKV; this is encoded by the coding sequence ATGGTTCCACATTATTTTATAGCAGTGACTTTACCAAGTCATATAAAAGACATACTTGCAAATTATAAGGAGGAAATGAAGGACAAGTTACCATTTCGCTCATGGGTACATAAAGAAGATTATCATATTACACTTTCTTTTTTAGGAAGTGCGACGCAGGAACAATTGCAAGGGATAGAGAAAGGATTACAACTCCTTGTGAATACACCGGAGTTAGAGCTCACGCTGCAAAAATTTTCTACATTCGGTCTAAGGGAAAGCCCACGTATATTTTGGGCTGGATTAAAAGAAAATCAGGCCCTATTTGACCTGCAAAAAGAAGTACATGCTATGTGTAAAAATAATGGATTTTCTCTTGAAACACGTCCATATCACCCGCATATTACAGTAGCGCGTAAATGGTTGGGGGAGAACGCGTTTGATTTAAATGATGTAAAATTGCTACATTCGATTGTGTTTCAAGCTAATACGGTGACATTATACGAATCGAATGTTCAAGAAACTCCCAAATATAGAGCAATTGCTGAAATAAAATTAGAGAAATCTAAAGTGTAA
- the pulA gene encoding type I pullulanase — translation MLKVKRPFEAYLDEMNKITILLPHTYGISRTFFMQEGNHVWELKIAQIISLPDVTKYECYIEYPLDVGKYYTVRDERNKETDLQIGAVIRTNVFDEKYYYDGSDLGACYEKEKTTFKMWAPTARLAKVRIYKNDKEYTDYEMQREWNGVWSYVLQGDFEGAQYTFLVCINLIWNEAIDPYVKSVSVNGKYGIVVDLAKTYIKQQNTLSKLDSFTDAILYEVHIRDATMHPNSGVTKKGTYVGLTEENTKGKLGTETVFSYIKKLGITHVEILPLHHFAGVDEMKPLEMYNWGYNPLYYNVPTGVYASDPTDPYNRIKECKQLIEKFHEHGLRVILDVVYNHVYERETSSFEKLVPGYYFRHDENGMPSNGTGVGNDIASERKMMRKFIIDSVLYWLTEYNVDGFRFDLMGVLDVETMNELEKEVRKIKHDALLLGEGWDLQTPLSAEEKATLHNAHKMPRIAQFNDQFRDTIKGSTFDVSKRGFAFGESIDLKHLQYVLTGSLVNEKGEGLFLEPIQSINYVECHDNMTMWDKLVRSNQEAEDIQKRRHRLATAMTLFSQGIPFLHAGQEFYRSKKGNENSYNALDEINQLDWDQKEKEMETAAYIQGLIAIRKAHRAFRFQAAHLIKKHMTFLQAPPTVVAYHLQHVEEFGPWKEIVVLFHNGLQLETISLPKHEMWHILADSAQANIQPISSFQGRQFQMAPISSYILAIM, via the coding sequence ATGCTGAAAGTAAAACGTCCATTTGAAGCCTATTTAGATGAAATGAATAAAATTACAATTTTGCTCCCACATACGTATGGAATAAGCCGGACATTTTTTATGCAGGAAGGAAATCATGTATGGGAGCTGAAGATTGCTCAAATCATTTCCCTTCCAGATGTAACGAAGTATGAATGTTATATAGAATATCCACTTGATGTGGGGAAGTATTATACAGTGCGAGATGAGCGGAATAAGGAAACAGATTTACAAATTGGGGCGGTTATTCGAACGAATGTATTTGATGAGAAATATTATTATGATGGTAGCGATTTAGGAGCTTGTTATGAAAAGGAAAAAACAACGTTTAAAATGTGGGCGCCAACTGCAAGACTTGCGAAAGTAAGAATTTATAAAAACGATAAAGAGTATACGGATTATGAGATGCAAAGGGAATGGAATGGTGTTTGGTCCTATGTTTTACAAGGAGATTTTGAAGGGGCGCAGTACACATTTCTCGTTTGTATTAATTTAATATGGAACGAAGCTATAGATCCATATGTGAAATCTGTATCGGTGAATGGGAAATATGGAATTGTAGTTGATCTTGCGAAGACATATATAAAGCAGCAAAATACGTTATCGAAATTAGATTCTTTTACTGATGCAATCTTATATGAAGTTCATATTCGTGATGCGACCATGCATCCAAATAGTGGTGTCACAAAAAAGGGAACATATGTGGGATTAACAGAAGAGAACACGAAGGGGAAACTTGGAACGGAAACTGTCTTTTCTTATATAAAAAAATTAGGAATTACACATGTTGAGATTTTGCCTTTGCATCATTTTGCTGGTGTAGATGAAATGAAGCCTCTGGAAATGTATAACTGGGGTTATAACCCGTTATATTACAACGTTCCAACGGGAGTATATGCAAGTGATCCTACGGATCCCTACAACCGAATCAAGGAGTGTAAACAACTTATTGAAAAGTTTCATGAACATGGACTTCGTGTGATTTTGGATGTTGTATACAATCATGTATATGAAAGAGAAACGTCATCTTTTGAAAAGCTTGTACCGGGATATTATTTCAGACATGATGAAAATGGTATGCCATCAAATGGAACAGGAGTTGGCAATGATATAGCATCAGAGCGAAAGATGATGCGAAAATTTATAATAGATTCTGTGTTATATTGGCTTACTGAATATAATGTTGATGGGTTTCGATTTGATTTAATGGGAGTTTTAGATGTAGAAACGATGAATGAGTTAGAGAAGGAAGTAAGAAAAATAAAGCATGATGCATTGCTATTAGGTGAAGGATGGGATTTGCAAACACCACTTTCAGCAGAAGAGAAGGCAACGCTTCATAATGCGCATAAAATGCCACGAATTGCCCAGTTCAATGATCAATTTCGTGATACCATAAAAGGTAGCACGTTCGATGTAAGTAAACGTGGCTTTGCATTTGGAGAAAGTATAGATTTGAAACATTTACAATATGTGTTAACAGGAAGTCTTGTAAATGAAAAAGGAGAAGGGTTGTTTTTAGAGCCTATTCAAAGTATCAACTATGTAGAATGTCATGACAATATGACGATGTGGGATAAACTCGTGCGTAGCAATCAGGAAGCGGAAGATATACAAAAAAGGCGTCATCGATTAGCGACAGCAATGACATTGTTCTCACAAGGGATTCCGTTTTTACATGCAGGACAAGAGTTTTACCGTTCTAAGAAAGGAAATGAAAATAGTTACAATGCGCTTGATGAAATTAATCAGCTTGATTGGGATCAAAAAGAGAAAGAAATGGAAACGGCCGCTTATATACAAGGGTTAATTGCAATTCGTAAGGCACATAGAGCATTTCGTTTTCAAGCGGCTCATCTTATAAAAAAGCATATGACATTTTTACAAGCGCCTCCTACTGTTGTTGCCTATCATTTACAACATGTAGAAGAATTCGGTCCCTGGAAGGAAATTGTTGTTTTGTTTCATAACGGTTTGCAATTAGAGACGATTTCACTGCCAAAACATGAAATGTGGCACATATTAGCAGATAGTGCACAAGCAAATATACAGCCGATTTCCTCATTTCAAGGAAGGCAATTCCAAATGGCTCCAATTAGCTCGTATATATTGGCGATAATGTGA